One window from the genome of Deinococcota bacterium encodes:
- a CDS encoding helix-turn-helix transcriptional regulator — protein MTKGAKESQGTEGGLAAGNGDAKGRDVRDLDAKDRPLYVISVAAELVDMHPQTLRLYERKGLIEPQRSSGKTRLYSERNIEQLREIRRLTQELGVNLAGVEEIIRLRRSLDTLQDQMEGRISFLQSRLSDRLLKLSAALDAPADEGADEARVSGEG, from the coding sequence ATGACCAAAGGAGCCAAAGAGAGCCAGGGGACCGAGGGCGGCTTGGCCGCCGGAAACGGCGACGCCAAGGGTCGGGACGTTCGCGATCTCGACGCCAAGGACCGCCCGCTCTACGTCATCAGCGTGGCCGCCGAGCTTGTCGATATGCACCCGCAGACCCTGCGCCTCTACGAGCGCAAGGGGCTGATCGAGCCGCAGCGTTCCTCGGGCAAGACGCGGCTCTATTCGGAACGCAACATCGAGCAGCTCCGCGAGATTCGCCGCCTCACCCAGGAGCTCGGCGTCAATCTGGCCGGTGTCGAGGAGATCATCCGCCTGCGCCGCTCGCTCGACACGCTGCAAGACCAGATGGAGGGGCGTATCTCCTTTTTACAGTCGCGGCTCAGTGACCGCTTGCTCAAGCTTTCCGCCGCGCTCGATGCGCCCGCCGACGAGGGCGCGGACGAGGCTCGCGTTTCCGGCGAGGGCTAG
- a CDS encoding chromosome segregation protein SMC, with product MRLTSISLLGFKSFGDRVLLEFGPGINAIVGPNGSGKSNVIDGLRWVTGGGRAGAYRAEERTDLIFHGAEGKRGLNFAEVALRLDMPGKTLNLSRGLFRDGQGKLLLGGKAARLLDVEEALAGSGLGRGGLSVIGQGEVGGVLVADPGKLLSYVEEATGVARLSGRREATLARLEAAREQLERLDDLLVELRSGLDKLGAEAERAARAVALGARVLQLRYTLATRRCQGLSAEVAVLRTEGERLKAALEAGKEETLAAQSAWQTSRQAVALQEAGYRERLTQAEARKGDLRVAEARAQNLLERRAAQEREERRLGEESARLKARLEPVAPKARLDTLEARFAEESGQHDKAHREVQRLKAALEEGRLAFTELQSQAATDAQAVTAYETRHGQLAQEREVTVARLGELRAARVKAELGALEAERAALSAGVSRLQGALEAAREETAALQNDHARLHAQAQVLARGATRARAAHGARQGYAEGPRHALKSNIPGVIGSIADLIAVPPEYASALGSALGRRAEQVVVDTAETAQEVLNQLKRSGGRVTLLPLDLIQDRTEGRYGELEGQPGYLGLVTGLIRFEGRYRAVVRQLLGGTAFVETLEHGVALARRFNRRPRLVTLGGDLIEAYGALTGGRAQTAGAQLVGALAELEATELEAAQAEAASAELSSRVKAAQAALRERTAALAGAREALEVLDGRLTQGRLRQAGQASLQTDLERRLQGLDADLNALKPPQTSVRGGDLEARGKALDRLKLVTAAAEAEFTERLAARTQAQQALAVYSERWRRFEEEAARFAAAQSRLITVQGQLEGLGGERARLEHNLLNARRALEAAQAALPRDLDRQAQAFETVKRESQAAEARLTSLSAVQAKLGAELEAGSLSLARRETSLEAAQEDLDGFPSGLQAVAGSLKGLRDELAEAQEVLEGIGPVNHRAALEGAEQQARLTALEAQAEEARAAVNELGGLLTSIDREVSSRLGNAIGEVRQLFIRYSKALFGGGEADILVEREEGRPSGLRISLQPPGKTTRSLNLLSVGERTMGAMAFLFALMAGAATAEPSADAAIVGIPQAGAPQAGIPGLSIAILDEVDAPLDEANIRRFCDFLTQLARGGTQFILVTHQKATMEVADTLWGVTSERGVSRVFSISKGQTLAASAS from the coding sequence GTGCGCCTCACCTCGATCTCCCTCCTCGGCTTCAAGAGCTTTGGCGACCGCGTCCTCCTCGAGTTCGGCCCAGGCATCAACGCGATCGTCGGGCCCAACGGCTCGGGCAAGTCCAACGTGATCGACGGCTTGCGCTGGGTTACCGGCGGCGGCCGCGCGGGCGCCTACCGGGCAGAGGAGAGGACCGACCTCATCTTCCACGGGGCGGAGGGTAAGCGCGGGCTCAACTTCGCCGAGGTGGCCTTGCGCTTAGACATGCCGGGGAAGACCCTCAACCTCAGCCGCGGCCTCTTTCGCGACGGCCAGGGCAAGCTCCTCCTGGGCGGCAAGGCGGCCCGGCTGCTGGACGTGGAGGAGGCGCTGGCCGGCAGCGGCCTGGGCCGCGGCGGGCTCTCGGTGATCGGTCAGGGTGAGGTCGGCGGGGTGCTCGTCGCCGACCCCGGCAAGCTGCTCAGCTACGTCGAGGAGGCCACCGGCGTGGCCAGGCTGAGCGGCCGCCGCGAAGCGACGCTGGCCCGCCTGGAGGCAGCGCGAGAGCAGCTCGAGCGACTGGACGACCTGCTGGTTGAGCTGAGGAGCGGGCTCGACAAGCTCGGCGCCGAGGCCGAACGGGCGGCGCGCGCTGTCGCTCTCGGGGCTCGCGTCTTGCAGCTTCGCTACACGCTGGCCACGCGCCGCTGCCAGGGCCTGAGCGCCGAGGTAGCGGTGTTGCGAACCGAGGGCGAGAGGCTGAAAGCCGCACTCGAGGCCGGCAAGGAGGAGACCCTGGCCGCGCAGTCGGCCTGGCAGACATCGCGCCAGGCGGTCGCCCTGCAAGAGGCCGGCTACCGCGAAAGGCTCACCCAGGCCGAGGCCCGCAAGGGCGATCTCCGGGTGGCGGAGGCCCGCGCCCAAAACCTGCTCGAGCGCCGGGCCGCGCAGGAGCGCGAAGAGCGCCGGCTCGGCGAGGAGAGCGCGCGCCTGAAGGCGCGCCTCGAGCCGGTCGCACCGAAAGCGCGCCTCGACACGCTCGAGGCGCGCTTCGCAGAGGAGAGCGGACAGCATGACAAAGCGCACCGGGAGGTGCAGAGGCTGAAGGCGGCGCTCGAGGAAGGGCGACTGGCCTTCACCGAGCTGCAAAGCCAGGCCGCCACGGACGCCCAGGCAGTGACCGCCTACGAGACCCGCCACGGCCAACTCGCCCAGGAGCGGGAGGTGACCGTTGCGCGTCTGGGCGAACTCCGGGCGGCCCGCGTCAAGGCCGAGCTGGGCGCGCTCGAGGCCGAAAGGGCCGCCCTCAGCGCCGGCGTGAGCAGGTTGCAGGGTGCGCTCGAGGCGGCGCGAGAGGAGACGGCCGCCTTGCAAAACGACCACGCCCGCCTGCACGCCCAAGCCCAGGTGCTGGCTCGCGGCGCAACCCGCGCTCGCGCCGCGCACGGGGCCCGCCAGGGTTACGCCGAGGGTCCCAGGCACGCCCTCAAGTCGAACATCCCGGGGGTGATCGGCTCCATCGCCGACCTCATCGCCGTGCCGCCCGAGTACGCCTCGGCGCTGGGCAGCGCGCTCGGACGGCGAGCCGAGCAGGTCGTGGTCGACACGGCCGAAACCGCTCAGGAGGTCCTGAACCAGCTCAAGCGCTCGGGCGGCCGCGTCACCCTCTTGCCGCTCGACCTCATCCAGGACCGAACGGAGGGGAGATACGGCGAGCTCGAGGGGCAGCCAGGCTACCTCGGCCTGGTCACCGGCCTGATCCGCTTCGAGGGGCGCTACCGGGCGGTGGTGCGGCAGCTTCTCGGCGGCACCGCGTTCGTCGAGACGCTCGAGCACGGCGTCGCCCTCGCCCGTCGCTTCAACCGGCGCCCGCGCCTCGTGACGCTGGGCGGCGACCTCATCGAGGCCTATGGCGCGCTGACGGGCGGCCGGGCCCAGACCGCCGGGGCTCAGCTCGTGGGTGCTCTAGCCGAGCTCGAGGCGACCGAGCTCGAGGCCGCCCAGGCGGAAGCCGCCTCAGCTGAGCTGAGCAGCCGCGTAAAGGCCGCGCAGGCGGCCTTGCGCGAGCGAACGGCGGCGCTCGCCGGGGCGCGCGAAGCGCTGGAGGTGCTCGATGGGCGCCTGACCCAGGGCCGCCTGCGGCAGGCGGGTCAGGCCTCGCTCCAGACAGATCTGGAGCGCCGCCTGCAAGGGCTCGATGCGGACCTGAACGCGCTGAAGCCGCCTCAGACGAGCGTTCGGGGGGGGGACCTCGAGGCGCGCGGGAAAGCGCTCGACAGGCTCAAGCTGGTGACTGCCGCCGCCGAGGCAGAGTTCACAGAGCGCCTAGCAGCGCGCACCCAGGCTCAGCAGGCGCTCGCCGTCTACAGCGAACGCTGGCGCCGTTTCGAGGAGGAGGCAGCGCGCTTTGCCGCCGCACAGTCGAGGCTGATCACCGTACAAGGGCAGCTCGAGGGGCTGGGCGGCGAGCGCGCCAGGCTCGAGCACAACCTGCTCAACGCCCGCCGCGCGCTCGAGGCGGCACAAGCCGCGCTGCCCCGGGATCTGGACCGCCAGGCCCAAGCCTTCGAGACCGTCAAGCGCGAGAGCCAGGCCGCCGAGGCGCGGCTGACGAGCTTGAGCGCCGTCCAGGCCAAGCTCGGCGCCGAGCTCGAGGCCGGCAGTCTCAGCCTGGCGCGGCGGGAGACCAGCCTAGAGGCCGCCCAAGAGGACTTGGACGGCTTCCCGAGCGGCCTGCAGGCGGTGGCGGGCTCGCTCAAGGGCCTGCGCGACGAGCTCGCTGAGGCGCAGGAGGTGCTGGAGGGCATCGGCCCCGTCAACCACCGGGCGGCCCTGGAAGGGGCCGAACAGCAGGCCCGGCTGACCGCGCTGGAGGCGCAGGCCGAGGAGGCGCGGGCCGCGGTGAACGAGCTCGGCGGCCTGCTTACGAGCATCGACCGCGAGGTGAGCAGCCGTCTGGGCAACGCCATCGGCGAGGTCCGCCAGCTTTTCATCCGCTACAGCAAAGCGCTTTTCGGTGGGGGAGAGGCCGACATCCTGGTCGAACGGGAGGAGGGGCGGCCGAGCGGCCTGCGCATCAGCCTGCAACCACCCGGCAAGACGACGCGCTCCTTGAACCTGCTCTCGGTCGGCGAGCGGACGATGGGGGCGATGGCCTTTCTCTTCGCGCTGATGGCCGGGGCCGCGACGGCTGAGCCAAGTGCAGACGCGGCCATAGTCGGTATTCCCCAAGCCGGTGCTCCCCAAGCCGGTATCCCAGGTCTCTCGATCGCCATTCTCGACGAGGTGGACGCGCCGCTCGACGAGGCCAACATCCGCCGCTTTTGCGACTTCCTGACGCAGCTCGCCAGGGGAGGCACGCAGTTCATCTTAGTGACCCACCAGAAGGCGACCATGGAGGTCGCGGACACGCTCTGGGGGGTGACCAGCGAGCGCGGCGTGAGCCGCGTCTTCAGCATCAGCAAAGGGCAGACGCTGGCCGCCTCGGCCAGCTAA
- a CDS encoding tyrosine-type recombinase/integrase: MSTDLVLSTSWHDRGQRKLEAVRACQTRDVKTLLDLLDTYLSYRGRRGVHTSPNTRHLYGVALRDWLHYCWPEPQSSPDVSLLRASRDDVERYVARLQQRGGHLEDASAEGLRPGSTSAYLAGVRAFYRALQWADAVTTSPAQDVLGPSDPRPRHERRPAMPLADYKRLILELEQGDYDETLRSRNLLLLRLLGDQGLRVSEVVHLETSDIDLAARVMFISNGKGGKTRTVPMTKATFRVLSGWLQKRSVCASSGDRALLVNVGKNVKAARQGRAMHPNTVRLQLETLYKKLGIGPRYRGAHTLRHTAGTRLYRNTRDLYRVAQVLGHQDVNTSSIYAKMDIEGLKEAMATLDDDEV; this comes from the coding sequence ATGTCTACCGACCTCGTCCTATCGACTTCATGGCATGACCGCGGCCAAAGAAAACTGGAGGCTGTAAGGGCCTGTCAGACTCGTGATGTAAAGACGCTTCTCGACCTGCTCGACACCTACCTGAGCTACCGGGGCCGCCGCGGCGTCCATACCTCGCCCAACACCCGGCATCTCTACGGGGTAGCGCTTCGCGACTGGCTTCATTATTGCTGGCCCGAACCGCAATCGTCGCCCGACGTTTCGCTGCTCAGGGCGAGCCGTGACGATGTGGAACGTTATGTCGCGCGCTTGCAACAGCGTGGTGGCCACTTGGAGGACGCCAGTGCCGAAGGGCTCCGTCCGGGTAGTACATCCGCCTATCTCGCCGGTGTCCGCGCCTTTTACCGAGCACTTCAGTGGGCTGACGCCGTCACCACGTCCCCGGCTCAGGATGTGCTAGGGCCTTCGGACCCCCGGCCGCGCCATGAAAGGCGGCCAGCCATGCCTCTGGCGGACTACAAGCGGCTCATCCTCGAGCTCGAGCAGGGCGATTACGATGAAACCCTCCGCTCGCGGAACCTCCTGCTCCTGCGACTCCTCGGCGATCAAGGTCTTCGCGTAAGCGAGGTTGTTCACTTGGAGACGAGCGACATCGACTTGGCGGCAAGGGTCATGTTCATCAGCAATGGCAAAGGCGGCAAGACCCGGACGGTTCCCATGACCAAAGCGACCTTCAGGGTACTGTCCGGCTGGTTGCAGAAGCGATCGGTCTGCGCGTCCAGCGGTGACAGGGCGCTGCTCGTCAACGTCGGCAAAAACGTCAAGGCAGCCCGTCAGGGCCGCGCCATGCACCCCAACACCGTGCGCCTGCAGTTGGAGACCCTCTACAAAAAGCTGGGCATCGGCCCCCGCTACCGGGGCGCGCACACCCTGCGGCACACCGCCGGCACCCGCCTCTACCGCAACACCCGCGACCTCTACCGCGTCGCCCAGGTGCTCGGTCACCAAGACGTCAACACCTCGAGCATCTATGCCAAAATGGACATCGAGGGGCTCAAAGAGGCGATGGCGACCCTCGACGACGACGAGGTCTAG
- a CDS encoding YebC/PmpR family DNA-binding transcriptional regulator — protein sequence MAGHNKWSQIKRKKAVNDNRRGAIISKHIRAVQAAVRTGGSGDPQANLALKNALAAAKSDTVPQDNIDRAVERAAGGGEGGGFEEVVYEGYAPGGTALLIEALTDNRNRTVADVRHVLSKHGGNLSGSVAWQFDPKGVIVVGDASERVQELAIELGADDLEIEEDTLTIYTEPSRLYAVAEGVLAAGLEPEVTQLTKRPQNPVEPSSEDAAKVLRLLEALEDLEDVQNVYTTANLEQAAEPA from the coding sequence TTGGCAGGTCACAACAAATGGTCTCAGATCAAACGCAAAAAAGCGGTCAACGACAACAGGCGCGGAGCGATCATCAGCAAGCACATTCGCGCCGTCCAGGCCGCGGTCCGCACCGGCGGCAGCGGCGACCCGCAGGCCAACCTGGCGCTCAAGAACGCGCTCGCCGCGGCGAAGTCCGATACCGTCCCGCAGGATAACATCGACCGCGCCGTCGAGCGCGCCGCGGGCGGCGGCGAGGGCGGCGGCTTCGAGGAGGTCGTCTACGAGGGTTATGCACCCGGCGGCACCGCGCTCCTGATCGAGGCGCTGACCGACAACCGCAACCGCACCGTGGCCGATGTGCGCCACGTCCTCAGCAAGCACGGCGGCAACCTGTCGGGCTCCGTCGCCTGGCAGTTCGACCCCAAGGGCGTCATTGTGGTGGGAGACGCCAGCGAGCGCGTTCAGGAACTCGCCATCGAACTGGGCGCCGACGATCTCGAGATCGAGGAGGACACGCTGACCATCTACACCGAGCCGAGCCGGCTCTACGCGGTCGCCGAGGGCGTCTTGGCGGCCGGCCTCGAGCCCGAGGTCACCCAGCTCACCAAGAGGCCGCAAAACCCGGTCGAACCCTCGAGCGAGGACGCCGCCAAAGTCCTGCGCCTGCTCGAGGCCTTGGAAGACTTGGAGGACGTGCAGAACGTCTACACCACCGCGAACCTCGAGCAGGCAGCGGAACCGGCCTGA
- a CDS encoding DnaJ domain-containing protein — protein MATVTRTTDPYELLGVDRQAGADSIKAAYRKLALDCHPDRNPGDKQAEERFKEISQAYATLRDPEARARYDRFGQVASASGGAPDFRAGDFSTVDWQTLFREADIHISRERWQGVPQGGGVQGAGAQGGIMFQALFGVMTGLMRQSGLLPGEDRETVLRLGLEEARAGLERRVRVPGPSLCAACRGSGREGGAACLHCGGEGVLRAGTEVDVTVPAGVAPGAKLRLRGLGGPGNPPGDAYVHIDVTLPAGAALEGGDLYVDLPLLPQEAARGTEARRYGVSVRVPPGSKDGDRLRLTGQGLAGGDLIFSVRVGLWRGALRRVAEMLS, from the coding sequence ATGGCTACAGTGACGAGGACGACCGACCCTTACGAGCTTCTGGGCGTAGACCGCCAAGCCGGCGCGGACAGCATCAAGGCCGCCTACCGCAAGCTGGCGCTCGACTGCCACCCCGACCGCAACCCCGGCGACAAGCAGGCCGAGGAGCGCTTCAAGGAGATCTCCCAGGCCTACGCCACGCTCCGCGACCCCGAGGCCAGGGCGCGCTATGACCGCTTCGGCCAGGTAGCCTCCGCGAGCGGCGGAGCGCCGGACTTTCGCGCCGGGGACTTCAGCACGGTCGACTGGCAGACGCTTTTCAGGGAGGCCGACATCCACATCAGCCGGGAACGCTGGCAGGGGGTGCCGCAGGGCGGCGGGGTACAGGGCGCTGGGGCGCAGGGCGGCATCATGTTTCAGGCGCTCTTCGGCGTGATGACGGGACTGATGCGGCAGTCGGGCCTGTTGCCGGGGGAGGACCGCGAGACGGTCCTTCGCCTCGGCCTCGAGGAGGCGAGGGCCGGGCTCGAGCGCCGCGTCCGCGTGCCTGGGCCAAGCCTTTGCGCGGCCTGTCGCGGCAGCGGCCGAGAGGGCGGAGCGGCCTGCTTGCACTGTGGCGGCGAGGGCGTGCTGCGTGCCGGGACCGAGGTGGACGTGACCGTGCCCGCGGGTGTGGCGCCGGGCGCCAAGCTGCGCCTTCGCGGCCTCGGTGGCCCCGGCAACCCCCCCGGCGACGCCTACGTACATATCGACGTCACCTTGCCCGCCGGGGCCGCGCTTGAGGGTGGCGACCTCTATGTCGACCTGCCCCTCTTGCCCCAGGAGGCCGCGCGGGGAACCGAAGCCCGGCGCTACGGCGTAAGCGTGCGGGTGCCGCCGGGCAGCAAGGACGGTGATCGCCTGCGCCTGACCGGCCAGGGGCTGGCCGGCGGCGACCTGATCTTCAGCGTCCGTGTGGGCCTGTGGCGCGGCGCGCTGCGCAGGGTAGCGGAGATGCTGAGCTGA
- a CDS encoding biotin--[acetyl-CoA-carboxylase] ligase encodes MGLADLPFRTESFGALDSSQDEMLRRLERDEWVHGLVIRAGAQSGGRGRRRRPWLSPPGGSYQTLALRDPAPPSLRRGAIALALAIGLAETLRTYGVRCGVKWPNDLYYRGKKLAGLLSEYRREHLLVGVGVNVDNPVPEGAVGLRGWDLAAVHPVVLEGLRQGLRLLETEKELLSRFEPLDLLRDQPVTAVLEGERFGATARGITAEGCLKLERADGRISELCGGGLEGFTLR; translated from the coding sequence GTGGGCCTCGCGGATCTGCCCTTTCGCACCGAAAGCTTTGGCGCGCTCGACTCGAGCCAGGACGAGATGCTCCGCCGCTTGGAGCGCGACGAGTGGGTCCACGGCCTGGTGATCCGCGCGGGCGCTCAGAGCGGCGGTCGCGGCCGGCGGCGGCGCCCGTGGCTGAGCCCTCCAGGCGGCTCCTACCAGACCTTGGCGCTGCGCGACCCGGCGCCGCCCTCCTTGCGCCGCGGCGCCATAGCGCTGGCGCTGGCAATCGGCCTGGCGGAGACCTTGCGCACATACGGCGTTCGCTGCGGCGTCAAGTGGCCCAACGACCTCTACTACCGGGGCAAGAAGCTTGCCGGCCTGCTCAGCGAGTACCGCCGGGAGCATCTCCTCGTCGGCGTCGGCGTCAACGTCGACAATCCGGTGCCGGAGGGCGCCGTGGGGCTGCGGGGCTGGGACCTGGCGGCGGTGCATCCGGTGGTGCTCGAGGGCCTCCGGCAGGGTTTGCGGCTGCTCGAGACCGAGAAAGAGTTGCTCTCGCGCTTCGAGCCCCTGGACCTGCTCAGGGACCAGCCGGTCACGGCGGTTCTGGAAGGCGAGCGTTTCGGAGCGACGGCTCGAGGCATCACCGCCGAGGGTTGCTTGAAGCTCGAGCGCGCCGACGGGAGGATCAGCGAGTTGTGTGGCGGCGGGCTCGAGGGGTTCACCTTACGCTAA
- a CDS encoding amidase — protein MVQLAADTALHEAKQADEVLARGDLTGPLHGLPFTVKDWIETRGVVCTAGEERHRQYVSKHDATVVSRLRQAGGIFLGKTNVVNNPVYGRTNNPYNLEYTPADSSSGEAAIIAAGGSPLGLGSDSGGSIRQPAHNCGIAGLKPSTGRIPLTGHFPRINPLSDPRTAIGPMARYVEDLALVLPIMGGMDWQDASVIPMPLSDWREVDLKRLRVAFYTSHEHAKPTLETDETVRRAAQALTNLGLETEEALPERVEEAYAITRAYWQRPESESWEKWAPDGEVTLSNEEVEQHLFQWDRFRRCLIRFMARYDVVLTPVAEQPAVRHGEPEGGIPYTLPYSLTGYPCAVVRGGTSPEGLPIGVQVVARPWRDDVALAVAHLLERALGGYQRPVLTP, from the coding sequence GTGGTTCAACTTGCGGCGGATACCGCCCTACACGAGGCGAAGCAAGCTGATGAAGTACTCGCTAGGGGAGACCTCACCGGTCCCCTGCATGGTCTTCCCTTCACCGTCAAGGACTGGATTGAGACGAGGGGAGTGGTATGCACGGCGGGCGAAGAGAGGCATAGGCAGTATGTCTCTAAGCATGATGCTACAGTCGTGTCGCGATTGCGTCAGGCAGGCGGCATCTTTCTCGGCAAGACCAACGTCGTAAACAATCCCGTCTATGGGCGCACCAACAATCCCTACAATCTCGAGTACACGCCAGCGGATAGCAGCAGTGGTGAGGCCGCTATTATCGCGGCGGGAGGTTCACCGTTGGGTTTGGGGAGTGACTCAGGAGGGAGCATTCGCCAGCCTGCCCATAACTGTGGCATTGCGGGGCTTAAGCCTAGCACTGGTAGGATTCCTCTGACGGGGCACTTTCCGCGGATCAACCCCTTGAGTGATCCCCGTACAGCGATAGGACCGATGGCGCGCTATGTGGAAGACCTAGCGCTCGTTCTGCCCATTATGGGTGGGATGGATTGGCAAGATGCCAGCGTCATTCCTATGCCTCTCAGTGACTGGCGGGAAGTTGACTTGAAGCGTCTGCGCGTGGCCTTTTATACGAGCCACGAGCACGCCAAGCCAACGCTGGAGACGGATGAGACGGTAAGGAGAGCAGCGCAAGCACTGACCAACCTCGGCCTTGAAACCGAAGAGGCGCTACCTGAGAGAGTCGAAGAGGCATACGCGATTACTCGCGCCTATTGGCAGCGCCCCGAATCGGAATCTTGGGAGAAGTGGGCTCCTGACGGTGAGGTGACACTGTCCAACGAGGAGGTCGAGCAGCACCTTTTCCAGTGGGACCGGTTCCGGCGCTGCCTCATCCGCTTCATGGCGCGCTATGACGTCGTTCTGACGCCTGTCGCTGAGCAACCTGCTGTTCGCCACGGCGAGCCCGAAGGTGGTATCCCTTACACGCTGCCTTACAGCTTGACGGGCTACCCCTGTGCCGTGGTGCGAGGAGGTACATCGCCCGAGGGCTTACCTATCGGGGTGCAGGTGGTCGCGCGGCCGTGGCGTGATGATGTAGCTCTTGCTGTTGCTCACCTTCTTGAGCGGGCTCTGGGCGGCTACCAAAGACCAGTCCTAACACCTTAG
- a CDS encoding dipeptidase encodes MSPDPSNQDPSNQDPTDNSVSRDPNPKGALGDYLRAQRARHLDELFAFLRIPSVSADPGHRADARAAADFLADEFGRLGGQVALLETPGHPAVFASFGAAPGAPTVLVYGHYDVQPPEPLDLWRSPPFAPVLEDGLIVARGASDDKGQLFAHVKALEALLATEGRPPVNLKFLIEGEEEIGSPNLAPLIERERERLAADVVLISDGAMMAPDTPTITYGLKGLCYLELRVRGAAHDLHSGAYGGGVPNAVGALCTIIAALKDAGGRVAVPGFYDDVLELSPGERERMAALAFDEAAFREEAGLTATPGEAGTSLLERLWARPTLDVNGIAGGFQGEGAKTVIPAVAMAKLSCRLVPDQDPERVADLLAAHIGGLAPEGVSVEVVKLHGGKPVLTPLDSPALRAVSAANERVFGKPTVFARSGGTIPVVSDFQVLLGAEVILLGLGLESDRAHSPNEKFDLVNYYRGIELGAEVLRALAGGLKQ; translated from the coding sequence ATGAGCCCAGACCCCAGCAACCAAGACCCCAGCAACCAAGACCCTACCGACAACTCCGTTTCTCGAGACCCCAACCCAAAAGGCGCGCTGGGCGATTATCTGAGGGCGCAGCGGGCGCGTCACCTCGACGAGCTCTTTGCCTTTTTGCGCATCCCCTCGGTCAGCGCCGACCCCGGCCACCGGGCCGACGCGCGCGCCGCCGCGGACTTTCTGGCTGACGAGTTCGGGCGTCTCGGCGGCCAGGTCGCCTTGCTCGAGACGCCGGGTCACCCCGCCGTCTTCGCCTCCTTCGGCGCCGCCCCCGGCGCGCCGACCGTCCTCGTTTACGGCCACTACGACGTGCAGCCGCCCGAGCCGCTGGACCTGTGGCGCTCGCCGCCGTTTGCGCCCGTGCTCGAGGACGGGCTCATCGTGGCGCGGGGCGCGTCGGACGACAAGGGCCAGCTTTTCGCCCACGTCAAGGCGCTCGAGGCGCTCCTGGCCACGGAAGGCCGTCCCCCGGTCAACCTCAAGTTCCTCATCGAGGGCGAGGAGGAGATCGGCAGTCCCAACCTGGCGCCGCTCATCGAGCGCGAGCGCGAGCGCCTCGCGGCGGACGTGGTCTTGATTTCCGACGGTGCCATGATGGCGCCCGACACGCCGACCATCACCTACGGGCTGAAGGGCCTCTGCTACCTCGAGCTGCGCGTGAGGGGCGCCGCGCATGACCTTCACTCGGGCGCCTACGGCGGCGGCGTGCCCAACGCCGTGGGCGCCCTCTGCACGATCATCGCCGCGCTCAAGGACGCCGGCGGCCGCGTCGCCGTGCCGGGCTTTTATGACGACGTGCTCGAGCTGAGCCCGGGCGAGCGCGAGCGGATGGCCGCCCTCGCTTTCGACGAGGCGGCGTTTCGGGAGGAGGCGGGGCTCACGGCCACGCCGGGCGAGGCGGGCACCAGCCTGCTGGAGCGCCTCTGGGCCCGGCCGACCCTCGACGTCAACGGGATCGCCGGCGGCTTTCAGGGTGAGGGCGCCAAGACGGTGATCCCCGCTGTAGCGATGGCCAAGCTGTCCTGCCGGCTGGTACCCGACCAGGACCCCGAGCGCGTCGCCGACCTCCTCGCCGCGCATATCGGCGGGTTGGCGCCGGAAGGGGTGAGCGTGGAGGTCGTCAAGCTGCACGGCGGCAAGCCGGTTCTGACCCCGCTCGACTCGCCCGCGCTGCGCGCCGTCAGTGCGGCCAACGAGCGCGTCTTCGGCAAGCCCACGGTGTTCGCCCGGAGCGGTGGCACCATTCCCGTGGTCAGCGACTTTCAGGTGCTGCTGGGCGCCGAGGTCATTCTGCTCGGTCTGGGTCTCGAGAGCGACCGCGCCCACTCGCCCAACGAGAAGTTCGATCTGGTGAACTACTACCGGGGAATCGAGCTGGGGGCGGAGGTCTTGCGGGCCCTTGCAGGGGGTTTAAAGCAATAG
- a CDS encoding DUF4384 domain-containing protein: MKAIPTVAQKSLLTALLLTLLSACTVYYGSPLEPATRAVITRFVPDRGEGAVYRRGQAISFTLSSQRDGYLSLLVIDPDGSRYAIARNLPVRAGSNRLSGPTRTTRFAVVPPAGPHWVRAYFSDLPLPGHGAGFGFDVERDLARYAFAGAETSFVLSLR, translated from the coding sequence ATGAAGGCGATCCCGACTGTAGCCCAAAAATCCTTGCTCACCGCCCTCCTGCTCACCCTGCTCAGCGCCTGCACCGTCTACTACGGGTCACCGCTCGAGCCCGCGACCCGCGCCGTCATCACCCGCTTCGTCCCGGACCGCGGCGAGGGGGCGGTCTACCGCCGCGGCCAGGCGATCAGCTTCACGCTGAGCAGCCAGCGAGACGGCTACCTGAGCCTGCTGGTCATCGACCCGGACGGCAGCCGCTACGCCATCGCCAGGAACCTGCCGGTGCGGGCGGGAAGCAACAGGCTGAGCGGCCCGACCCGCACCACGCGCTTCGCGGTGGTGCCGCCGGCGGGACCGCACTGGGTCCGCGCCTACTTCAGCGACCTGCCGCTGCCTGGGCACGGCGCCGGCTTCGGCTTCGACGTCGAGCGGGACCTGGCTCGCTACGCCTTCGCCGGCGCCGAGACGTCCTTCGTCTTGAGCCTGCGCTAG